A single region of the Oncorhynchus kisutch isolate 150728-3 linkage group LG30, Okis_V2, whole genome shotgun sequence genome encodes:
- the LOC116358631 gene encoding ladderlectin-like produces MTRLQETITMAMLTLLLLLSAAFTLGDRMTARIANDLVTFAADQRNPCPRGWFQFNSRCFMFVKTARTWPNAERHCQLLGQKLKPVYNTVKYLGANLASVHSYEESQFLQAVVLITTGSFPLTWIGGFDAVQAKVEKDRLWFWSDGSKFDHESWAEGEPNNNNGAREPCIHFNFGAENGWNDVSCGKSYPSVCSIRTCLILQTVN; encoded by the exons ATGACCAGACTACAG GAGACTATCACCATGGCGATGTTGACCCTTCTACTGCTTCTCAGCGCTGCCTTTACACTGGGCGACAGAATGACTGCGCGCATAGCAA ATGATTTGGTGACATTTGCAGCAGACCAAAGAAACCCATGCCCCAGAGGCTGGTTCCAATTTAATTCACGCTGCTTCATGTTTGTCAAAACTGCAAGGACATGGCCCAATGCAGAG CGCCACTGTCAGTTACTTGGACAAAAACTGAAGCCTGTGTACAACACTGTAAAGTACCTTGGCGCAAACCTGGCATCTGTGCACAGCTATGAAGAGTCCCAATTTCTACAGGCGGTGGTGTTGATCACGACTGGCAGTTTCCCTCTTACCTGGATTGGCGGATTTGATGCTGTTCAAGCAAAGGTGGAAAAG GACAGGCTATGGTTCTGGAGTGACGGCTCCAAATTTGATCACGAGAGCTGGGCTGAAGGGGAGCCGAATAACAACAATGGTGCCAGAGAGCCATGTATTCATTTCAACTTTGGAG CTGAAAACGGCTGGAACGATGTCTCATGTGGAAAGAGCTATCCCTCCGTGTGCTCCATAAGAACCTGTTTAATCCTTCAAACTGTCAATTGA